AGCTGTTAATCCAGAGTCTAAAGCAACTTCTATGCTATGTGTAATGATGAAATGCTTAATGGTTTCTGTTACACCTGTTCACAAACTAACATCAAAGTATCAATTCAGTGTTTTCAGTGTTGTGAAAGAAGCTgcttttttagttgaaaaaatggTGCCCATATTTAAGGATTTGTGACaaataatcttaaaatcaatcagcaattttgcaaaattttcaaGAGAACTACTGACTATCAAGCCATTCATCCATTAGACGATCAGCGTGTTTGGTTTCTTTTGTTTGACACACTTCATCTTCTTAAATGTTTGCGTAACAACTGGATTTCTGAAAAGTGTCAAATGTTATCTCTTGACAATAAAACCATTGGTTCCTTTTCTGATGTCAAAAGCCTATCTCATTATGAAAAAGATAACATTTTGAAATCAGTTCGTATATCCCATGCTGTTTTTTATCCTTCTAGACTTCAACTACAGAATGTgcaacatgttttaaaaatatttaatgagaaAGTAGTAGCTGCTTTGAAACTAAAAGGAGCTCATGAAACTTTTATTCAGCAGGTTTTAGATTGGTGGAATATTGTTAACGTTTCATGATAGCTGCTGGAAGCATTAGTTTTTAGTTGGTTTTGATTACGTCTTGCTTCGTGAGCTACAAAGTGTCAGAATTGAAGGAGAATTTTCTGTTTACAGACAATAAACAGGGGCAAATGCTTTTATGGCAGCTGGGAATGTTTTTTCTGCTTTTGAAAAACGTTAACTCGATTTGCTACAACGTTTCTTGAATTAGGACAACTCAATAAAAAAGATCACACGAGTGACGGCCCAATCAGCTTTGAAGATGTGACATCAATTGAAACTTGCATTTATGATGTGAGTCTTTTAGAAACTGAAGAGAGCTCTGCTGCCTATGTGGCAGGAGAGAAAAATGTGAGGATGAACCTATACTAACAAAAGAAGCTAAAGACTTTATTGAAGAGGTTTGACGAGGATATTTGACAGTTCCTCACGAGTGTACTTATCAGCTAGTTAGATGTGGGTTGTGCTTggtgaaaaaaactaaacacaGAGCATGTTatagaaaaagatttataaacatttctgtctataatatttacatatgaTTTTGCTTTatcatcaaaaaatctttataggCGTTCGGCTAATGTACTTTTGCATGGAATTCAGAATTTGGAAAAAGACCAAGCAAAAAATACATGTCTTTATAAGGCAAAAGGCATTATTTAGGCACGccttgtaatatttatttatagatagaCTTTATTAGCATATTGATAATTTGCTTATAAGGGTTTTATATACtgactttatatataaaataagttaaaaaaatatttcacattATTATATAATCTCCTAgagaatatttgttttttttttgcaggtaaactttcaaaagtttttatgagtttttattcttttcaaaaaggttctctttttaattaatttttactttgttattaagtttttaataatactaaattcactgtaaatttattttaagaatattggTTTTACGAAACATTTTTTGGTCAAATCTAATTTTATAAGCGAAGTCAGAAAATAGAGTTTGCGCGTCCTGTCATATAGTAGGTCTTTGGAAAAAccataatcaaattttttaaatggaattttgaaaagaagcacccccccccccctaagttgatttttcagattttttttcagtgacAGTTGGCcaaagttttgaataatttcTAACCAATTATCGAAAAGTCACTTTAGCCGTCATTAGAGAAGGCGGAAGCGCAGTCAAGGGGAGGGGGAATGTTATTTAcagagatttaataaaaaatgctagTTTATTGGGGATTTATTCTTTTTCAGGAGCATCTTTAATTTTAGCAGCACCACGAACACGACCGGTACGACGAGCAGCAATGAGACCGACTTTACGAACAGCAGGAGTATCGCGAGCAACAGTAGAGGGGAAGCCAATGTGTTAGTGATTACCACCACCGTGAGGATGTTCAACAGGCTatgaaaaaaagaagtataCAGTATAGAAGTTGTACtggaagtaaattttttaaagttcaataaattttttataaaatcttatatcTTGAGTAATAAAACCctaaaatcaaaacataaaaaagacttaaaaaaagaatgaaatatTGTGAATTTTGTTATTCCtttaatttaaagcttttataaaaactcacgTTCATGCAAACACCACGAACAATTGGCCAGCAGTTTCTTTTTGCCTTATATTTATGATAAGCACGACCAGCCTTCAAAATAGGTTTATCGATACGACCACCTCCAGCAACAATACCAATTGATGCTCTATTGAAAGAAGGAATGGCTTTTTTAACACCAGATGGCAATTTGACACGCGTAACATTGCTTGACTTATTCTAACACGACTTCACTTATTCTATggtaaatcttaataaaatattgcaataactttcataaaattacaatacaataactttcataaaatagtatataatattgtgaaaagatgtttttatttcaacaaaaagcTTGAGAATAGTAACATTGCagtgtaatttttatttgttttaaactttagaaGTACTTTAAAccataataattattatataattaaataattaaaacatgtcaagatttttttttttaaaccctaATAAGGTactcaaaacaaatttttttttaaataataattaattttatgtatttctaAAGCAATAACttctaataacttaaaaataaaatctcatgaGTATTCAAATCTAATGCAATAAAAGTGAaactgatgttttttttaaacttttaacataaaactacataaaagaataaaattttatttataataaccaAAGAATAGCAAATAAAgtttatcttattatttttactttttttatttacaactgaTGTGTATTTACAAAATATCAAATACTTGTAAAGAATGTAATCATGGAAAAACAAAATGTTCATCATCTCTGCTAACATTATTAACAGTTAGTATTTTATTCTATGCAGTATGTAatcatataatataattatagtattatttcaattaaaaaccatgtttttaaatagtttttaaaattatttcaaaattagttatCATGATTATGtaatagaataaaattattattataaaaaaaaaaagaaaatgtttagaTTAAGTTTGCCAGATCCATTTTTTTCTCTGTAAATTTGTTAGAAAAATTATGAACAGCAGAAACATAAAAGTCTGAGCTTACCAAGAATGTAATTGATAAATaccttataaaatatatattcagatttaaaacttaaaactttcaattcaaactttattatataattttcattgtATTTTTGCGACCATTGAAAATCTGtaaccatatattaaaaaattcatatattaaacagttgAACTGAAAAAGGTTGAAAAcaataagtttcaaaaaacattaattagcatacttttaagcaaaaacaaaaatttttcaatttgtctgctctaaaaaaattagaaaaaaaaccttaaataaaatgtactccatatttacaaattttatcaatagtttcattatgtaatttttggtataaccaataaaaacaagtgttcttttttaaatttctgtgAATATCTcttgtttattaatataaaaacagatatgtgtcatgttttattttgatgtaatattaataatttttttgaaaacttgctTCTTCAAATGTAAAAGCTAATTTTgatgaagttatttttattacaagaaTTGCCATAATTCACCTttatttggttaaattttttgactttaatactcagtaaagttttaatgttcagtgaaaaaacaaatatcgctttttttgttaaattttccaATAGATTATTATccaatttattattcaaattatttccATTAGATTAATATCCAATTTTCAtcctatatagtatatataaagaaaaatattgatgtACGCCTTATCAGCCTTCTCAAATTTAGGTTGAACACTAACTTCTTCAGGGTTCGTAGATTTATATGGAACATGTAAGCTAGTTTGGCAAAACAtctgtaaatattttctttttccaaaattttaaatgttaaactgtttataattaACAAGTTGGTATAAAGATGCAGTAACGAGCTTAGAACAACCTCTGCCTCagcttaaaatttatttgcatattttaagtACTTTACCAGTAGTCTGGTGCAATTGCATGTAAACTTTGTATCAAGCATGTTTATAGAACACGGACATTATATTTGATGAGAAACACACTCTTGCAAAATTGCACACATGCTAATTTAAGTGAAATATTTCAAGAgtttatacatacaaaacacattttataGTAGCAAAAATATTCATAGCATGACAActtattttgttcttttttttgataattttattgtcttttttttattactcttttTTCATTGAAACGTTTGATCTTAACCACTTAGtttagttttagaaaattttttttttttcaattactgCAATACAAAAAACGCCACAATCATTTGCGATAATCCACTTTTATTTATGCCATAATCCACTTTTATTTGGTTAACTTATTTGACTTCAATactttttcttgcttttaatGTCAGTGTTTATatgtaactgtaaaaaaattactgttttaTAGACTAACATAAATATCacttcttttgttaaattttcaaatattttataacttaatgtAGActgccaaaatttttttaaatttttaatggtttaacacgatgttttattaaagttacgtgataaaaaaatacatcagcCTCCTCCAAACTATGGTTGAAACAAAATCTCCGCAGAGCCCATATATTAACATTGAACATGTAAGCTAGTTTTGCAATTagtacaaattttctttttaaaaaactctaattttcaactctttataataaacatgtaaatcaatttataaagtTCACCAAATAAACTTCACCAGTAGTCACGTAAAActgcatttaaaaactttgtatgCACAAGTGCTTCACTATTAGTCTCGTACAACATACTTATATAAACTACGTATTTGAGAATGCTTTAAGGCCAAGAGCATATTTTAAGAGAAACAAATTTgtagattttttcaaatttacttcaacacatttttttttcgtttcttataattaacaaaagataaAATCTTCATCACCAagataaactttattgaaatttttacgAGTGAAAATTCTCTTTTACAAATAGATTTTGATATACAAATTTGTACGAATAGATTTACTCTGAAGAgtactaaaataaaatgaatttccTGTGTTGATAGTAACACGTGACTTGTATTATAAACATAGTATATCATTACTTTGAAATCTATTTCAAAAATCtgtgttttgattttaattatatttttcaacaaaatcgCACTTGCCTCTCTCTTTTAAAATCAGCGAATCAGATTGCTCATTTTTCTGCCTATTCTAAGCCTgtatagggtttcaaaatatgcaAGGCGGAAGCGCAGTCAAGGGGAGGGGGAATGTTATTTACggagatataataaaaaatgcttcaAGTCTATTGGGGATTTATTCTTTTTCAGGAGCATCTTTAATTTTAGCAGCACCACGAACACGACCGGTACGACGAGCAGCAATGAGACCGACTTTACGACCAGCAGGAGTATCGCGAGCAACAGTAGATGGGAAACCAATGTGTTGGTGATTACCACCACCGTGAGGATGTTCAACAGGCTatgaaaaaaagaagtataCAGTATAGAAGTTGTACtggaagtaaattttttaaagttcaataaattttttataaaatcttatatcTTGAGTAATAAAACCctaaaatcaaaacataaaaaagacttaaaaaaagaatgaaatatTGTGAATTTTGTTATTCCtttaatttaaagcttttataaaaactcacgTTCATGCAAACACCACGAACAATTGGCCAGCAGTTTCTTTTTGCCTTATATTTATGATAAGCACGACCAGCCTTCAAAATAGGTTTATCGATACGACCACCTCCAGCAACAATACCAATTGATGCTCTATTGAAAGAAGGAATGGCTTTTTTAACACCAGATGGCAATTTGACACGCGTAACATTGCTTTCTTTGTTGTGTGATACTACAGTGGCATAATCACCAGAAGCACGAGCCAACTTTCCACGATCACCAGATTTCTCCTCAAGGTTACATACAATTGTTCCTTCTGGCATAACTCCAACTGGTAAAACATTACCAATTGTTAATGCagctaaacaaaataaaaacaagaacctgtcaaaaatgaaaattcaaCAAATTTATGATTATATAGTTAGGGCTGAAAATCATGGCTTGTGTTCGTGAACGGCTCGACAAGAGCTCGTTCATGTTCGGCTCGAATGGTAAACGAGCCGAACAAAAAATTAGGCTTGTTCATTAAACAAGCCGAGCTTGAACATCATAGGCTTGTTCATATAGGTTCGATTAAAgctcgaatatatatatatttatattataataatatatatgtaataaataaaattgtaatactatatatattagtatacaataaaaatatagtgtATAACATTAAGTTTGAACATTGAACTATTAGATTTGTGGGATCTTACttcattatattgtttatttgcaTGTTTAATAGACTGTAAGATTGTTTATGTTGTTTGTTGATTTGGACTTGCATTATTTACAGACGAGCCTTTaacgaacaatttttttttactaaatgagCTTTAAACTAACAggttacaataattatttcgaGTTTTAAACCAGTCGTGCTCGAGCAACATGTAAAACGAGCCGAGCCCAAATACTATTCCTTAACGAGCCAAGCACGAACAAAGAATCTCATGTTCGAAACAAGCTCGAGCCGGAACGCTCTTAATATGTAAATGAGCCAAGCCCTTGCAAGCTTGGCTTGTTCGGCTCGATTTACAGGCCTATATATAGTggtataataatattcattaaaaatagtaaCAGTCTGTTTGGTAAAACATAGATTATAAGAActccatttaaaaataaagatttaatataattaaataatgctATAAAATTGGTTAACTACATAActgaaaaagaaacttttagCCATAATAGTTCAATGATAAATGAattatattcttaaatattttgttaaatatttaacaatctttaataactcaataaaaataaataaatattgaaatgatAAATTGTTGTTAGAATACCATGTGCCTATTAaggtttattataatagtaaccattaagtttttaatagtttaaatttatatacataatattaaataattcatataaaactttatattcaacttataatttatcaaactattaacttttaataccaaaatgatcaaatttatttaaaaaatttatttactattaatttattgaaaatttgttgaaataatttgtttgtaaaacaaacttttaaattattcacacttttgaaatctaaaataagcGAAGTATTGaacaaaatgattaaatttagcGATACTTTTAGAAGCCACCAATTtaacatctgaaaaaaaaatttggatttataaatattaagtactTCATTCTTTAAAACCAGTGAAATCTTAATACTTTAACTTCAGTCACTTTTGGTCACGCAGGTcactaaacaataaaaacaacatatgcACATACATACAACAATTAGCAGAAGTGTTGTGAAACGTTGATTGTGAAAAATGTATGTGAACAcatcacaaaataaataaatttaatagcaCCACACTGATATAATTTTAGAGTAGTCTAGATGTTAAATGTAGTTTAGCTCTAGTGCACCCAAATCACTGGTTTCATagttacataaaaatgttttacaagctatacatttaatatatccTATTGTCAAAATGTGACAATAAAAACCTTAGAAAATTACCAACAAGTCCAGTTTGCAAAAGCTAGTAATATTTCATATGACTTCACTTATTCTATGGTAAgtcttaataaaatattgcaataactttcataaaattacaatacaataacttatttaaaatagtaaataatattgtGAAAAGATGtctttatttcaacaaaaagcTTGAAAATAGTA
This genomic interval from Hydra vulgaris chromosome 01, alternate assembly HydraT2T_AEP contains the following:
- the LOC100207178 gene encoding large ribosomal subunit protein uL2 yields the protein MGRVIRGQRKGAGSVFRAHTHKRKGAAKLRALDFAERNGYIKGVVRDIVHDSGRGAPLAVVVFRDPYKFKLRKELFIATEGMHTGQFVYCGKKAALTIGNVLPVGVMPEGTIVCNLEEKSGDRGKLARASGDYATVVSHNKESNVTRVKLPSGVKKAIPSFNRASIGIVAGGGRIDKPILKAGRAYHKYKAKRNCWPIVRGVCMNPVEHPHGGGNHQHIGFPSTVARDTPAGRKVGLIAARRTGRVRGAAKIKDAPEKE